A genomic stretch from bacterium includes:
- a CDS encoding folylpolyglutamate synthase/dihydrofolate synthase family protein, translated as MSRPALSYSEARRRLYALEHWGIKLGLDNIREFCATLGNPQDRFVSVHIAGTNGKGSTSAFLDSILRAAGYRVGRYTSPHLRDFRERIHISGRPVPMSWVAEFVGEHWARIVEKRYSYFEVSTALGFWAFARAGIDIGVIEVGLGGRFDATNVIQPALAVITRIARDHEHVLGYTPEAIAFEKAGIIKEGVPVVIGPLVAAAGTRIREIADARAAPLWTAAEILADRIASGCLPPAHESWRVPLHGTHQCTNLSTALASIAVLRTHGLDIPARAVRAGIEQVAWPARFQIDRGRPTVVYDAAHNPDGIRTVADTWRRMFGQRRCVCVFNTRPDKDHAEMLEALAPIVGRWVFTPMPDSPYIAREELLSRAAGSARPAEWRPSPSDALRRARSLAGASGAVLVTGSHYLVGAVIPSRLVAKPTGRTTQSRPITRRQLLAASQDRGAPF; from the coding sequence ATGTCCCGCCCCGCGCTCTCCTACTCCGAGGCCCGGCGCCGGCTCTATGCCCTCGAACACTGGGGCATCAAGCTCGGGCTGGACAATATCCGCGAGTTCTGCGCCACGCTCGGCAATCCGCAGGACCGGTTTGTCTCCGTCCACATCGCCGGCACCAACGGCAAAGGGTCCACCAGCGCCTTTCTCGATTCCATTCTGCGCGCCGCCGGGTATCGGGTCGGGCGCTACACGTCGCCCCATCTGCGCGACTTTCGCGAGCGGATCCACATCAGTGGCCGCCCCGTGCCGATGTCCTGGGTGGCCGAGTTTGTCGGCGAGCACTGGGCGCGGATCGTTGAGAAACGTTACTCCTACTTCGAGGTGTCCACCGCCCTGGGATTCTGGGCTTTTGCGCGGGCGGGAATCGACATCGGCGTGATTGAAGTCGGCCTCGGCGGGCGTTTCGATGCGACCAACGTCATCCAGCCGGCACTTGCCGTCATTACCCGCATCGCGCGCGATCATGAACATGTCCTCGGCTACACGCCTGAGGCAATCGCCTTCGAAAAGGCCGGCATCATCAAGGAGGGGGTCCCGGTCGTCATTGGTCCGCTGGTGGCGGCCGCGGGCACCCGCATCCGGGAGATCGCCGACGCACGCGCGGCGCCTCTCTGGACGGCGGCGGAAATCCTCGCCGATCGAATAGCCTCCGGTTGCCTGCCGCCGGCACACGAATCCTGGCGCGTCCCTCTGCATGGGACCCATCAGTGCACGAATTTGTCCACCGCGCTGGCCTCCATCGCGGTATTGCGGACGCATGGGCTGGACATCCCCGCCCGGGCGGTCCGTGCAGGCATCGAGCAGGTCGCTTGGCCGGCGCGGTTTCAGATTGACCGCGGTCGGCCGACCGTCGTCTATGATGCCGCGCACAATCCCGACGGCATCCGCACCGTCGCGGATACCTGGCGGCGGATGTTCGGCCAACGCCGCTGTGTCTGTGTGTTCAACACCCGTCCCGACAAAGATCACGCCGAGATGCTGGAGGCGCTGGCGCCGATCGTCGGGCGCTGGGTCTTCACTCCGATGCCGGATTCACCGTACATCGCGCGGGAAGAACTGCTGTCACGCGCCGCCGGATCAGCACGGCCCGCCGAGTGGCGACCGTCGCCGTCCGATGCCCTGCGTCGCGCGCGTTCGTTGGCCGGCGCGTCCGGCGCCGTTCTGGTCACCGGGTCACACTATCTGGTCGGCGCGGTGATTCCCTCGCGCCTGGTGGCGAAGCCCACGGGACGGACCACGCAATCCCGGCCGATCACGCGTCGGCAACTCCTTGCGGCATCTCAGGATCGGGGCGCACCATTTTGA
- the polA gene encoding DNA polymerase I, translating into MPERARPRIFLIDGTALAYRSYFAFIRNPLRDKSGKNTSAIYGVANSLLKIRREENPDYWLFVFDRPEPTFRDELFAAYKATRPPTPDELVDQLPQVKDVARALGCALIEKPGYEADDLIATLARRAVNENLDVVIVSGDKDLMQLVNDRISIYNPRKAGAEIEWLDPAGVKEKFGVPPAQVRDVLALMGDTSDNVPGIPGIGPKTAVELISQFGDLESTLAAAPKIPRAALKEKLEKFADQARLSMKLVTLHDNCDVEWTPEQWRADTLDEKAAARLLAGLGFKSLVKWLAPDLTAPASPAAAEGESPASAAPDTPGQYHRIRSVAELRELAQRMARVDWLAVDTETTSLSIVDAELVGVSLSFERGIAYYVPVGHADPAVNLPLDETLSILRPILEGERPRLIAQNVKYDAMVFARHGITLGGIGFDPMLASYCLDPGARAHGLDALAEQYCGHTMQPISELIGSGARQQSFSLVDVDAATRYSAEDADYTFRLFEILAPKLKPAGVDRLFEEIELPLAPVLGRMELAGVNIDRDYLRRLSAEMETRIQALVVRIYDAAGEEFNLNSPAQLGHILFDILKLAPQRKTAKTAQRATDVAVLEKLADAHPLPRLMLDYRQLAKLKSTYVDALLELVNPRTGRVHTSFQQTVAATGRLSSTDPNLQNIPIRTEEGRQIRKAFIARDADHILIGADYSQIELRLMAHFSGDAALVSAFRDAADVHARTAAEIFGIPESSVTPEQRRLAKTANFGIIYGVSAYGLSQQSDMSVGEAKTFIDTYFKRYPGVKRFIEATIAQARQDGMVRTLFGRRRFLPDINSSNRQRREFAERNAVNTPMQGTAADIIKKAMIAIDRRLYQEMRRTVMTLQVHDELVFDAHRGEAEAVAAMVKDEMENAVQLSVPLLVDVGMGDNWLAAK; encoded by the coding sequence ATGCCGGAGCGCGCGCGACCACGGATTTTCCTCATCGACGGCACGGCGCTGGCCTACCGTAGCTACTTCGCCTTCATCCGCAATCCTCTGCGCGACAAGTCAGGCAAGAACACGTCGGCCATCTACGGCGTTGCCAATTCGCTTTTGAAGATCCGTCGCGAGGAGAATCCCGACTACTGGCTCTTCGTTTTCGACCGTCCCGAGCCGACCTTCCGCGATGAGCTCTTCGCCGCCTACAAGGCCACCCGTCCCCCGACGCCCGATGAACTGGTTGACCAACTGCCCCAGGTAAAGGATGTGGCCCGGGCTCTCGGCTGCGCGTTGATCGAGAAACCGGGCTACGAAGCCGATGACCTGATCGCCACACTGGCGCGGCGCGCCGTGAACGAGAATCTGGACGTTGTCATTGTCTCCGGCGACAAGGACCTGATGCAGTTGGTCAACGACCGCATCTCGATTTACAACCCGCGCAAGGCCGGGGCGGAGATCGAATGGCTCGATCCCGCCGGCGTCAAAGAGAAGTTTGGCGTGCCGCCCGCCCAGGTCCGCGATGTCCTCGCGCTTATGGGGGACACCTCCGATAACGTCCCTGGCATTCCCGGCATCGGCCCGAAGACCGCGGTCGAGCTGATTTCCCAGTTTGGCGATCTCGAATCGACGCTGGCCGCCGCGCCGAAGATCCCGCGCGCGGCGCTCAAGGAAAAACTCGAAAAATTCGCCGACCAGGCGCGTCTGTCGATGAAACTGGTGACGTTGCACGATAACTGCGATGTCGAGTGGACTCCGGAGCAGTGGCGCGCCGACACCCTCGACGAGAAGGCCGCCGCCCGGCTGCTTGCCGGGTTGGGGTTCAAATCGCTGGTCAAATGGCTCGCGCCCGACCTGACAGCCCCCGCGTCTCCCGCCGCCGCCGAAGGCGAATCGCCCGCGTCGGCTGCTCCCGACACGCCCGGCCAGTACCATCGCATTCGCAGCGTGGCCGAACTGCGCGAGCTGGCGCAGCGCATGGCCCGCGTCGACTGGCTGGCGGTCGACACCGAGACCACCTCGCTGTCGATTGTCGATGCCGAGTTGGTTGGCGTCTCGCTGTCCTTCGAACGCGGCATCGCCTACTACGTTCCGGTGGGACACGCCGACCCCGCGGTCAACCTGCCATTGGACGAAACGCTGTCGATCCTCCGTCCGATCTTGGAAGGAGAGAGGCCGCGGCTGATTGCGCAGAATGTCAAGTATGACGCGATGGTCTTCGCGCGGCATGGCATCACGCTGGGCGGAATCGGATTCGACCCGATGCTGGCCTCATACTGCCTTGACCCGGGCGCGCGCGCCCACGGCCTCGATGCGCTCGCCGAGCAGTACTGCGGCCACACCATGCAGCCGATCTCCGAATTGATCGGCTCCGGCGCGCGACAGCAGAGCTTCAGTCTCGTGGATGTCGACGCCGCCACCCGCTACTCCGCCGAAGACGCCGACTACACTTTTCGCCTCTTTGAGATTCTCGCGCCGAAACTCAAGCCCGCGGGGGTGGACCGTCTTTTCGAGGAGATTGAACTGCCGCTGGCGCCGGTCCTCGGACGGATGGAGCTCGCGGGCGTGAACATCGACCGCGACTATCTGCGCCGTTTGTCGGCGGAGATGGAGACACGCATCCAGGCGCTGGTGGTGCGCATCTACGACGCCGCCGGTGAGGAGTTCAATCTCAATTCCCCGGCGCAACTGGGGCACATCCTCTTTGACATCCTCAAACTGGCCCCGCAGCGCAAGACCGCCAAGACCGCCCAGCGCGCCACCGATGTCGCCGTGCTCGAAAAACTGGCCGACGCGCACCCCTTGCCGCGCCTGATGCTCGACTACCGCCAGCTGGCCAAGCTGAAGTCGACCTATGTCGACGCGCTATTGGAGTTGGTAAATCCCCGCACCGGCCGGGTGCACACCTCGTTCCAGCAGACCGTGGCGGCGACCGGACGACTCTCCTCCACCGATCCGAATCTGCAGAACATTCCGATCCGCACCGAAGAGGGCCGCCAGATCCGCAAGGCCTTCATCGCTCGCGACGCCGATCACATCCTGATCGGAGCCGACTATTCGCAGATTGAGCTGAGGCTGATGGCGCATTTCTCCGGCGATGCCGCGTTGGTGTCCGCCTTCCGCGACGCCGCCGATGTCCACGCCCGCACCGCCGCCGAAATCTTCGGGATTCCCGAGTCGTCGGTCACGCCCGAGCAGCGCCGCCTGGCCAAGACCGCCAACTTTGGCATCATTTACGGTGTTTCGGCGTATGGACTGTCGCAGCAATCGGATATGTCGGTGGGGGAGGCAAAGACCTTCATCGACACCTACTTCAAGCGCTATCCGGGGGTCAAACGTTTTATCGAGGCGACCATCGCCCAGGCGCGCCAGGACGGCATGGTGCGGACGCTCTTCGGGCGGCGTCGCTTCCTGCCCGACATCAATTCCTCCAATCGCCAGCGCCGGGAATTCGCCGAACGTAACGCCGTCAACACGCCGATGCAGGGCACTGCCGCCGATATCATCAAGAAGGCGATGATCGCCATCGACCGTCGATTGTATCAGGAAATGAGACGGACCGTCATGACCCTGCAAGTGCACGATGAATTGGTCTTTGATGCCCACCGCGGCGAGGCCGAGGCGGTCGCCGCGATGGTCAAAGACGAAATGGAGAACGCGGTCCAGTTGTCGGTGCCCCTGCTGGTGGATGTCGGCATGGGCGACAACTGGCTCGCCGCCAAGTAG
- a CDS encoding cytochrome c biogenesis protein CcdA — translation MPQPLTTRQRTALFCALILLGMVAPAVAGLGLPENSPFGAESGSILTTATYVSNDTVAAGGTVWLAVRLELAPGWHVNSAHPRQDFLIPTRLEMTFPSGFALGGSIIYPDGHDVLLIGDTMSVYESGDVILVPVRAGAGSGPATITGVLHYQGCDDNSCIAPDKASLTWRVNVGAGTSELKHSELFGAVATTTGATPAPSVAPDLSSVQEKSELEVLVEKHGFWGYILAFGLAFGTGFLLSFSPCTYPMIPITVSIFAGQARGPGRGFFLSVIYVLTMALIYGIMGVIVATVGGVFGAWLAHPVVVAVIVAIFVIFALSMFGLYELQVPEGMRNKLAAKGGGQGVGGVIVLGAIAALVVSPCVGPFVAGIMLYVATSGSAFMGFAILFTFALGLGTLFVLIGTFSSAIQALPKAGVWMESVKRFFGFVLLLMALYFLRTLVSTELLALLTGLLFIGAGVFGGGFDRLTAESGFFPRLKKAFGVLCTVVGIYLLLGYFISTGLIWPPVRLAGGPMGAGAAHAEKIPWKTDLNGALRLAQSEGKPVVIDTWATWCANCRKLDQHTWSDDAVAAEAARFVPVKLQLETNDAPQTREFLQRFALKQYSLPTIILMDSGGRVQDIIFGFVDAKEMLARMRTVS, via the coding sequence ATGCCCCAACCTCTGACGACTCGTCAACGCACCGCGCTGTTCTGCGCCCTGATCCTCCTCGGGATGGTCGCTCCGGCGGTGGCCGGCCTCGGCTTGCCGGAGAATAGCCCCTTTGGCGCCGAGTCCGGATCGATTCTGACGACCGCCACGTATGTGTCGAATGACACCGTGGCCGCCGGGGGGACTGTTTGGCTCGCGGTCCGCCTCGAGCTGGCCCCGGGCTGGCATGTCAACTCCGCCCACCCCCGTCAGGATTTCCTCATTCCCACCCGGTTGGAGATGACTTTTCCATCCGGTTTCGCCCTGGGCGGGTCGATCATCTATCCCGACGGCCATGATGTCCTGCTGATCGGCGACACGATGTCGGTCTATGAATCCGGCGACGTAATTCTTGTCCCCGTGCGTGCCGGCGCCGGATCGGGTCCGGCGACCATTACCGGAGTTCTGCACTATCAGGGCTGCGATGACAACTCCTGCATCGCTCCCGACAAGGCGTCGTTGACCTGGCGGGTCAATGTCGGCGCTGGCACCAGCGAGCTCAAGCACTCAGAGCTGTTTGGCGCCGTAGCGACCACGACCGGCGCGACGCCGGCGCCCAGTGTCGCACCGGATCTGTCTTCGGTTCAGGAGAAATCCGAACTTGAGGTCTTGGTCGAAAAGCACGGCTTCTGGGGATACATCCTCGCCTTCGGCCTGGCCTTTGGCACCGGATTCCTGTTGTCCTTTTCCCCCTGTACCTATCCGATGATCCCGATCACCGTGTCGATCTTCGCCGGACAGGCGCGCGGGCCGGGACGTGGCTTCTTCCTCTCGGTCATCTATGTCCTGACCATGGCCCTGATCTATGGGATCATGGGCGTGATCGTCGCCACCGTCGGCGGCGTCTTCGGCGCCTGGCTGGCGCACCCGGTGGTGGTGGCCGTCATCGTGGCGATCTTCGTCATCTTCGCGTTGTCGATGTTCGGACTCTACGAGTTGCAGGTTCCCGAGGGGATGCGCAACAAACTGGCGGCCAAGGGCGGGGGACAGGGAGTCGGCGGGGTGATTGTGCTCGGCGCCATCGCCGCGCTGGTGGTCTCTCCCTGTGTGGGACCGTTTGTCGCCGGCATCATGCTCTATGTCGCCACCAGCGGCTCGGCCTTCATGGGCTTTGCGATCCTGTTCACCTTCGCGCTGGGGCTGGGCACTCTGTTCGTCCTGATCGGGACATTCTCCTCGGCGATCCAGGCGCTGCCCAAGGCGGGGGTCTGGATGGAATCGGTCAAGCGCTTCTTCGGATTCGTTCTACTGTTGATGGCCTTGTATTTCCTGCGGACCCTGGTCTCGACCGAGCTGCTCGCGTTGCTGACCGGTCTGCTGTTTATCGGCGCCGGGGTCTTTGGCGGCGGTTTCGACCGTCTGACCGCCGAATCGGGCTTCTTTCCCCGCCTCAAGAAGGCCTTCGGGGTCCTCTGCACCGTGGTCGGCATCTACCTCCTGCTTGGCTATTTCATCTCCACCGGCCTGATCTGGCCGCCGGTCCGACTGGCCGGCGGGCCGATGGGCGCCGGCGCCGCCCATGCCGAGAAGATCCCGTGGAAGACCGATCTGAACGGCGCCCTCAGGCTGGCCCAAAGCGAGGGCAAGCCAGTGGTGATCGACACCTGGGCCACTTGGTGCGCCAACTGCCGCAAACTGGACCAGCACACCTGGTCCGATGACGCGGTGGCCGCCGAGGCGGCGCGGTTTGTGCCGGTCAAACTGCAGCTGGAAACCAACGATGCCCCGCAGACACGGGAATTCCTGCAACGGTTCGCCCTGAAGCAGTATTCGCTGCCCACCATTATCCTGATGGACTCCGGGGGACGTGTCCAGGACATCATCTTCGGCTTCGTTGACGCCAAAGAGATGCTGGCGCGTATGCGCACGGTCAGTTAG
- the trxA gene encoding thioredoxin, whose product MQTTHPVEVTDATFKSEVLDSKVPVLVDFWAEWCGPCKMIAPVVAELAADYEGRLKVAKVDVDKNSDIAAQYRIMSIPSLLFFKGGKQVDQVIGAVPKQSLVNKIETILS is encoded by the coding sequence ATGCAGACGACACACCCGGTAGAAGTCACCGACGCCACATTCAAGTCCGAAGTGCTCGACTCCAAGGTTCCCGTTCTGGTCGATTTCTGGGCCGAATGGTGCGGCCCGTGCAAGATGATCGCCCCGGTCGTGGCCGAACTGGCCGCCGATTATGAAGGCCGGCTGAAAGTCGCCAAGGTCGATGTCGACAAAAACAGCGACATCGCCGCCCAGTACCGGATCATGAGCATTCCCAGCTTGCTGTTTTTTAAGGGCGGTAAACAGGTCGATCAGGTGATCGGCGCGGTGCCCAAGCAGAGTCTGGTGAACAAGATTGAGACGATTCTCAGTTGA
- a CDS encoding rhomboid family intramembrane serine protease yields MRPYTPPQWDEEGAAPQSALPPTIKVLLIANGVFYVAQVLLQVAAGFNLVGYGGLSPAMVANGAVWQLVTYMFLHGNLLHLLFNMLALWMFGRDLENLWGARGFLRYYFICGIGAGLVTLLALWGKHTFTIGASGAIYGILLAFGMTFPNRYIFLWFLVPIKAKYFVILFGAIELLASLSSPGDGVAHLTHLGGLVIGFFYLRFAGQRLRFPAPMAWIGQWRARQKGRALRQRWDEHRELMEEVDRILDRINQVGYEGLTDEERATLERASRRLSTEPRP; encoded by the coding sequence ATGCGACCATACACACCGCCACAGTGGGATGAGGAAGGCGCCGCACCGCAGAGCGCGCTGCCGCCGACGATCAAAGTCCTCCTGATCGCCAATGGTGTGTTCTATGTCGCCCAGGTCCTGTTGCAGGTGGCTGCCGGATTCAACCTGGTCGGCTATGGCGGACTGTCGCCGGCCATGGTGGCCAACGGGGCGGTCTGGCAGTTGGTCACCTATATGTTCCTCCATGGCAATCTCCTGCACCTGCTTTTCAATATGCTGGCGCTGTGGATGTTCGGACGCGACCTCGAGAATCTCTGGGGCGCGCGCGGCTTTCTCCGCTACTACTTCATTTGCGGCATCGGCGCGGGACTGGTGACGTTGCTGGCGCTGTGGGGCAAGCACACCTTTACCATCGGCGCCTCCGGCGCCATCTACGGCATCCTGCTCGCCTTCGGGATGACCTTCCCCAACCGTTACATTTTCCTCTGGTTCCTGGTGCCGATCAAGGCCAAGTATTTCGTGATCCTCTTCGGGGCGATCGAACTGTTGGCCTCGCTCTCCAGTCCCGGCGATGGGGTCGCGCATCTCACCCATCTCGGCGGTCTGGTGATCGGTTTCTTCTATCTGAGGTTCGCCGGCCAGCGCCTGCGCTTTCCCGCTCCGATGGCCTGGATCGGCCAATGGCGCGCGCGCCAGAAGGGACGCGCCCTTCGTCAGCGCTGGGATGAACACCGCGAACTGATGGAAGAGGTCGACCGCATCCTCGATCGCATCAATCAGGTCGGCTACGAGGGACTGACCGATGAGGAGCGCGCGACCCTCGAGCGCGCCTCGCGCCGTCTGTCGACCGAGCCGCGCCCATAA